CAAAGTTGATATCCCCAGGCGAGCCCATCGGTCTGTTCAGGCATCTCGCTGTGGATGATGCCGCGCCCTGCCGTCATCCATTGGACCGAACCGGCGGTCAGGTGTCCCTCGTGGCCTTTCGAGTCCCGATGCGTGAAGGCCCCGGCCATCATGTAGGTAATGGTCTCGAAACCCCGGTGCGGATGGTCCGGGAACCCGCCGGCGTAATCGTTCGGATCGTCGTTCTTGAATTCGTCCAAGAGCAGGAAGGGATCCAATTGGTTGAGCTCAGGAGAGCCCAGGATCCTCTTGAGCTTGACCCCGGCCCCGTCGGATGTATCCATTCCCCGGATGATCTTGGTGATTTCCCTTTGATTTTCCATGGTTTTCTCCTTATATCTGTCCCTCAATGTAAGGAAAAAAGCGGGAAGGTCCAGGGAAAGGCCTTTCAATCGGGTCACCCATGGGAAACCGGACGTTAAAACTAATTTATTTTTCATGTTTTTCAACCGATTTGGTTTAAATCCCGGCCCAAAAAATAGCACGATTAGTGTCGTATTTTGCAAATGACCGGAAAGAGAAATCCAAATCAAATTCGTTCCTGGTTAGAATAACGCACAGACGATTAATGCCTTAATCGACCAACCCATCGGTCAACCGACCTCAACTTCCGGTTAAGGACAGAACATGCGGATACCCTCGATTTTCAACTGCGGTCGTTCTTCTTCCCTCGATAAGTTCTTTCGCTCGAATTTTTTTCTTCCTTTTTCACGCCGGAGTGCGGGGTGCCCGCTCTTGTACGCATCATTGCGTATTAAATCCAGGAGGAGCGAACTTATGGATCCGACCGGCTTTAAAGCCGTCGAAAATTCCCAGGCCGATTCGCGGGTCGGGGTCTTTTCCGGTCGGAAGCCGCTTCTTCCGTGGATCTTTGGCGCATTGGCGTTGCTGCTCTTCGTCCAAACCACACCGCTTGGCGCCCAAACCCTGGAGGACGGGTCCTCGCCTACGGATTATAAGAAGATGAGCCTGGAAGACCTGATGAACATGGATGTCACTTCCGTGGAAAAACAGGCGGTCCCTTATGGGCGGGCGCCGGCCGCCATCGTGGTCGTCACGGGGGATGAGATCCATCGGTCCGGCGTTTCGAGCATTCCGGAGGCCCTGCGGTTGGCGGATAACTTGGAAGTGGCCCAGCTCTCTTCCTCGGGTTGGAACATCAGCGCCCGGGGGTTCAATGCATCCGTGGGCAATAAGATCCTAGCCCTCATGGACGGCCGCAGCATTTATACCGCTCTTTTTTCGGGTGTGATCTGGAGCTCCCAGGATTACTTTCTTCAAGACATTGACCGGATCGAGGTCATCAGCGGTCCCGGGGGGACCCTTTGGGGCGCTAATGCGGTCAATGGGGTCATCAATATCACCACCAAGAGCGCCAAGGACACCCAAGGGTTCCTTTTGGAAGGAGGGGGAGGGACCCAACCGCGGGATTTCTTCGGGGCAAGATATGGGGGGGTGTTGGCGGAGGGTTTGTATTACCGGGTTTACGCTAAATATTTCGACAGGGCTTCGGAAAATTATCCGGATGGGACCGACGCCCAAGACCATTGGGACCGTGGTCAAGGAGGTTTCCGCATCGATAATGATCCAACCTCAACGGATTATTTCACTCTCCAGGGCGATCTTTTCGGGAGTGATACGAGTGTCATGCCTGGCGGGGAAGGGATGAACAGGGCCGACGGTTCGTCGGTCGGGGGGAATTTGCTGGGGCGGTGGACCCGCCGTTTCACGCAAGAGGATGACCTCACGGTCCAGGTTTATTTCGATCGTAACCACATGGAAGCCCCCTTCCAAGGGGCTGATGCTTTTCCGGCGTTCCCTCCCTTCTACCCCGCTTCTCCCGCGATCCCACCGGGGACCCTGAAGGATGACCTTTCCACCTATGACCTCGACCTTCACGACCGGTTCCCGCTCGACGATAGGAATCGGGTCGTCTGGGGCCTGGGATACCGGTTCACCCACGAGGCCATCGAGAATGCACCGGTGGTGGGTTTTGTTCCTGGGACGCGGGACCTGAACCTTTTCAGCGGTTTCGCCCAGGATGAGGTCAAAGTTTGGGAGGATTTCTTTCTCACGTTGGGGAGCAAGGTCGAGCACAACGATTATACGGGTTATGAATTTGAACCGAACGGCCGCCTCCAGTGGAACGTTTCGGACAAACAAATGGTCTGGGGGGCGGTCTCGCGGGCGGTTCGGACGCCTTCGCATTATGACCGGGACCTGGAACAACCGGGACCCGATCATCCTTATATCTTCAAGGTCATCCCCAATTCGGATTTCGTCTCGGAGAACGTGGTGGCCTATGAACTGGGCTACCGGGCCCAGTTTGATCCAAAAACAACCGGTTCACTCTCCCTTTTCTTCAACAATTATGACCACTTGCGCAGCCAGGCCAGCACGATCGTTATGGGCGATCCCAATGCCCTTATCCAGCTTTATTTCCAAAATGAACTGATGGCTCAGACCTATGGATTGGAGCTCGCCACCGATTATCAAGCCCTGGATGGATGGCGCCTCCATTTCGGCTATGACCTGCTCCAGGAGAACATTTGGGTGGGGCCCGGGGGCGATCAGAATAACGGACTCAATGAGACGGCCGATCCGATCAATCAAGTTTTCCTGCGGTCGGCGATGGACCTGCCGGCCGGTTTCGAACTGGATGGGTCCTTCCGTTGGATCGATGCCGTTCATAACAATGACGCCAGTACCCCAGGATTGGTGCCTGACTACGCTGAATTGAATGTCCGTTTGGGATGGAAGGTCGACAAGGGCGTTGAGATATCGGTGGTGGGACAAAATCTGCTGCATGATCACCATGTGGAAGGTGGATATCCTGGACCGGCCCAGGAAGAGATCGCTCGCAGCGTCTATGGAAAGGCGGACTTGCGGTTTTGAACTGGAGCCTTGGAAGGAAAACCTATCTAGTCCCGGCTCTTTTCCTTGTCTTGAGCCTTCACCCGGTCGTCATGGGTTTTGCGCGAGCCGAGATCTCCAAGGAGTACCAGGTCAAGGCGGTGTTCCTCTTCAATTTCGCCCAATTCGTCCAATGGCCGAAAACGGCCTTCGAAAAACCGGACGCGCCCTTTTGCATCGGGGTCCTGGGCGACGATCCCTTCGACGGATTCATCGATGAGACCATAAAAGGGGAGAAGGTGAACGGTCATCCCATGGTCATCCACCGCTTTCATAGTTCCGAGGAGGCCAAGAACTGCCAGATCCTTTTTGTCAGCCATTCGGCGGAAGGGGAGGTGGGCCGGATCCTGCGGGACCTAAAAGGGCAGGACGTCTTGACCGTGGGCGACGACTCGAGGTTCACCGATAGCGGGGGCGTCATCGGCTTCTTCCTGGAAAACAACAAGATCCGTTTCAAGATCAATCTGGAAGCCGCCAAAAGGGGACATTTGGTCATCAGTTCCAAGATCCTGAGGCTCGCAGAAGTCTCCGGACCCGGCAAGGAGTAAGGAATGTTCCTGGACAACATGCCCATCCGCCGAAAGCTCATGATGGTCCTTCTATTGACCAGCGGGTCGGTCCTGTTGCTGACGTGGGTCTCCTTCATCACCTATGAAGTGGTGACCCTTCACCGGGGCATGGTCGACAGTTTAACGACCCGTTCCCGCATCATCGCCTCCAACGTGACCGCGGCGTTGGCTTTCCAGAACGAATCGGACGCCACGCAGGTCCTGGCTTCCCTCAAGACGGACCGGCGGATCCTCGCGGCCTGCGTTTATGACCTGAAGGGGAGGATCTTCGCCCGCTATCCGGGCGACAAGCCTGCCGCCGATTTTCCCGATAGCTCGGGGACCACCGGATACCGGAACGGCTACCTGGAAGTCTTCGCCCCGGTCACGGAAGGCGACCACCCCTACGGGACCATTTTCCTACGATCCAACCTTTCCGCTTTGACCGACCGCTATTGGGCCTATGCCTGGCTCTCGGCCTCCGTCATCGCGGGGTCCTTGCTGTTGGGTTACCTGCTCGCCGTTGCCCTGCAAGCACAGATCTCCGGGCCCATCCTGGCCCTTTCGGAAGTGGCCCGGAAGATCACCCGGGACCAGGATTTCTCCCTCCGCATCCCGAAGGGCGGTCGTGACGAGATGGGGACCCTCCAGGATTCCTTCAATCGGATGCTGGAGGAGGTCCAGACCCAACAACGCATCGTGCTCGAAAGAACGAGGCTCCTGGACCTGGTCATGCGCAACATGTCGGAAGGCATCGTGGTGGCGGACCAAGAAGGGCGTATGACCTATTTCAACCAGGCGGCCGAAAGGATCGTGGGGAAGGGCATCTCTTCCCAAGGGCCGTCCCAATGGACAAAGGAATATGGGGTCTTTCGGGAAGACAAGGTGACCCCTTATCCTGAACAGGAATCGCCCTTGGTCTTGGCCGTGCAGGGGAAGGAAGCGAACGGCGTGATCCAGTTCCTCAGGAACGCGGGCAATCCGGAAGGGGTGTTCATTAGCGTTAATGCACGGCCTTTGAAGGACGAGGATGGCAAAGTGAA
The genomic region above belongs to bacterium and contains:
- a CDS encoding YfiR family protein, with protein sequence MGFARAEISKEYQVKAVFLFNFAQFVQWPKTAFEKPDAPFCIGVLGDDPFDGFIDETIKGEKVNGHPMVIHRFHSSEEAKNCQILFVSHSAEGEVGRILRDLKGQDVLTVGDDSRFTDSGGVIGFFLENNKIRFKINLEAAKRGHLVISSKILRLAEVSGPGKE
- a CDS encoding TonB-dependent receptor — encoded protein: MDPTGFKAVENSQADSRVGVFSGRKPLLPWIFGALALLLFVQTTPLGAQTLEDGSSPTDYKKMSLEDLMNMDVTSVEKQAVPYGRAPAAIVVVTGDEIHRSGVSSIPEALRLADNLEVAQLSSSGWNISARGFNASVGNKILALMDGRSIYTALFSGVIWSSQDYFLQDIDRIEVISGPGGTLWGANAVNGVINITTKSAKDTQGFLLEGGGGTQPRDFFGARYGGVLAEGLYYRVYAKYFDRASENYPDGTDAQDHWDRGQGGFRIDNDPTSTDYFTLQGDLFGSDTSVMPGGEGMNRADGSSVGGNLLGRWTRRFTQEDDLTVQVYFDRNHMEAPFQGADAFPAFPPFYPASPAIPPGTLKDDLSTYDLDLHDRFPLDDRNRVVWGLGYRFTHEAIENAPVVGFVPGTRDLNLFSGFAQDEVKVWEDFFLTLGSKVEHNDYTGYEFEPNGRLQWNVSDKQMVWGAVSRAVRTPSHYDRDLEQPGPDHPYIFKVIPNSDFVSENVVAYELGYRAQFDPKTTGSLSLFFNNYDHLRSQASTIVMGDPNALIQLYFQNELMAQTYGLELATDYQALDGWRLHFGYDLLQENIWVGPGGDQNNGLNETADPINQVFLRSAMDLPAGFELDGSFRWIDAVHNNDASTPGLVPDYAELNVRLGWKVDKGVEISVVGQNLLHDHHVEGGYPGPAQEEIARSVYGKADLRF
- a CDS encoding pirin family protein, whose amino-acid sequence is MENQREITKIIRGMDTSDGAGVKLKRILGSPELNQLDPFLLLDEFKNDDPNDYAGGFPDHPHRGFETITYMMAGAFTHRDSKGHEGHLTAGSVQWMTAGRGIIHSEMPEQTDGLAWGYQLWLNLPGQFKMTEPKYQDIASEKLPIVEKNGVRVKILAGEY